Within the Planctomycetia bacterium genome, the region AGCTCGACGAGCGGCAAGAGCGGCGGCACGGCGTGCGCCGTCCAGAGCGGGCGCGTCACCCAGATCGTCCAGCCGAACATCGCCACGATCCAAAGCCGCAAACCATACGCAACCCAGGGGGCGTCCGCGATCCCGTTCAGGCCGAATCTGCCGCCGGCAGCTTTCGGCGGTGGTGAATCCGCTGAATCGTAGCGCTCGTTCTCCGCCCGCTTTCGGTCGTGCGATTTTTCCGATTTGCCGGCGTCGTTACGTGAGGGACGTTTAGCCACGCTCGTCTCGCCTGCGTTTACGGACTCAGGGGCTCGGCGGCGGGAGTTTCGGGCTTCGGCGTCACGACCTTCGCTCGCGGCCCTTTCGCCGAGCGTTTCGCTCCGCCGGCGACCTCGAACTCGACCGCCTGCCCGACGACGAGCTTCTTAAAACCGTGCGCGGCTAGCGCCGAGTGATGAAAGAAGACATCCGGCGCGTCGGGCACGGCCAGGAATCCGTAGCCACGATCGACGACGAGTAATTTCACGGTTCCGCTAAGCACGAGCGCAGGGCCTCTTCGAAGAAACGCGTGGAAAG harbors:
- a CDS encoding cold shock domain-containing protein; translation: MLSGTVKLLVVDRGYGFLAVPDAPDVFFHHSALAAHGFKKLVVGQAVEFEVAGGAKRSAKGPRAKVVTPKPETPAAEPLSP